From a single Rickettsia endosymbiont of Cantharis rufa genomic region:
- the typA gene encoding translational GTPase TypA, with protein MTSIRNIAIIAHVDHGKTTLVDNMLKQSGTFRVNQAVAERAMDSNDLERERGITILAKCTALMWNDIRINIVDTPGHADFGGEVERILSMVDGVVLLVDASEGPMPQTKFVLSKALNLGLKPIVVINKIDRDDQRIVEVIDEVFELFVALEANNDQLDFPIVYASGRAGRASLTFDDKINPLDNLADDLAPLFDLVVQHVPTPAADDKTPFSMLVTTREYNSFFGRVLTGRVQSGAVKINQNVKVLSRENKVLETGRITKILAFRGLERIAIDEATAGDIIAVAGVENANVADTICAPEVTQAVPSLPIDPPTLSMTFSVNDSPLAGSEGTKVTSSLIGTRLMRELESNVALKVTETAEKNAFQVAGRGELQLGILIETMRREGFELSISRPEVLFQTDEKGNKQEPMEEIQVDVDDDYVGVVVKSLALRKAEMTDMRPSGGGKSRVTFIGPSRGLIGYHSQFLTETRGTGIMNRIFHGYADYKGAIEGRRNGVLISNGDGAAVSYALWNLEERGKMFINPGDKVYRGMIIGEHSRDNDLEVNPLKAKQLSNVRASGKDEAIRLTPPVLLTLEQAISYIENDERVEVTPKSIRLRKAMLDPNDRKRAAK; from the coding sequence ATGACATCTATTCGTAATATAGCAATTATTGCCCACGTTGATCATGGGAAAACTACGCTTGTCGATAATATGCTTAAACAAAGCGGTACATTTAGAGTTAACCAAGCAGTTGCCGAGCGTGCTATGGACTCTAACGACCTTGAGCGTGAACGTGGGATAACAATACTTGCCAAATGCACCGCTCTTATGTGGAACGATATCCGCATCAATATAGTCGATACACCTGGACACGCCGATTTTGGCGGTGAAGTAGAACGCATATTAAGCATGGTTGATGGTGTTGTGTTACTTGTCGACGCTTCCGAAGGACCGATGCCACAAACAAAATTCGTGCTTTCTAAAGCTTTAAATCTCGGCTTAAAACCTATTGTTGTTATTAACAAAATCGATAGAGATGATCAAAGAATTGTGGAAGTTATCGATGAAGTATTTGAGCTATTTGTAGCACTTGAAGCAAATAACGATCAACTTGATTTCCCTATAGTTTATGCCTCAGGTAGAGCAGGAAGAGCCTCTTTAACCTTTGATGATAAAATCAATCCTTTGGACAATTTAGCAGATGATTTAGCCCCACTTTTTGACCTTGTAGTACAGCATGTACCAACGCCCGCAGCCGATGATAAAACACCGTTTTCTATGCTTGTTACTACTAGAGAATATAATTCTTTTTTTGGTAGGGTTTTAACGGGACGTGTACAAAGCGGAGCTGTTAAAATCAACCAAAATGTCAAAGTATTAAGCCGTGAAAATAAAGTACTTGAAACTGGACGTATCACTAAAATATTAGCATTTAGAGGCTTAGAGCGAATCGCTATAGATGAGGCTACAGCTGGCGATATTATTGCCGTAGCAGGCGTTGAAAATGCCAACGTTGCCGATACTATCTGCGCACCAGAAGTAACGCAGGCTGTACCGTCTCTACCGATCGATCCACCTACCTTATCCATGACTTTTAGCGTTAACGACTCACCGCTTGCAGGAAGCGAAGGGACAAAAGTGACGTCAAGCTTAATTGGAACTAGGTTAATGCGTGAACTTGAGAGTAACGTAGCATTAAAAGTTACCGAAACCGCTGAGAAAAATGCTTTCCAAGTTGCGGGGCGTGGTGAGTTACAACTTGGTATCTTAATCGAAACTATGCGTCGTGAAGGATTTGAGTTATCTATCAGCAGACCGGAAGTATTATTCCAAACCGATGAGAAAGGCAATAAACAAGAACCTATGGAAGAAATCCAAGTTGACGTTGATGATGATTATGTCGGAGTAGTCGTAAAATCTTTAGCTCTTAGAAAAGCCGAAATGACTGACATGAGACCATCGGGCGGTGGTAAAAGCCGTGTTACGTTTATTGGGCCATCTAGAGGATTAATCGGCTATCACAGTCAGTTTTTAACCGAAACTCGAGGCACGGGAATTATGAACCGTATCTTCCACGGATATGCTGATTATAAAGGAGCTATCGAGGGAAGGCGTAACGGCGTGCTTATCTCTAACGGTGACGGGGCAGCGGTTTCGTATGCTTTATGGAATCTAGAAGAAAGGGGGAAAATGTTTATAAACCCTGGCGATAAAGTATATAGAGGTATGATTATCGGCGAACATAGCCGTGATAATGATTTAGAGGTAAACCCGCTTAAAGCGAAGCAACTGAGTAACGTTAGAGCTTCGGGTAAAGACGAAGCGATAAGGTTAACACCACCGGTGCTTTTAACACTAGAGCAAGCTATCAGCTATATAGAAAACGATGAAAGAGTTGAAGTAACACCTAAATCTATACGTTTGCGTAAAGCTATGCTTGACCCTAACGACCGAAAAAGAGCTGCGAAGTAA
- a CDS encoding pyruvate dehydrogenase complex E1 component subunit beta: MQITIREALCDAMQEEMIRDDKVFVMGEEVAEYQGAYKVTQGLLEKFGPKRVIDTPITEYGFAGLAVGAAFAGLRPIVEFMTFNFAMQAFDHIVNSAAKTHYMSGGQVKCPIVFRGPNGAASRVAAQHSQNYTACYAHIPGLKVVAPYNAEDHKGLMITAIRDDNPVVFLENEILYGHSFDVPETIEPIPFGQAKILREGSSVTIVTFSIQVKLALDASNILQNDNIDCEVIDLRTIKPLDTKTIIESVKKTNRLVVVEEGWFFAGVGASIASIVMKEAFDYLDAPIEIVSGKDVPLPYAVNLEKLALPSESDVIEAAKKVCYYSA; this comes from the coding sequence ATGCAAATAACGATACGTGAAGCATTGTGTGATGCGATGCAAGAAGAGATGATAAGAGACGACAAAGTTTTTGTCATGGGTGAGGAAGTTGCAGAATACCAAGGAGCTTACAAGGTAACCCAAGGATTACTAGAGAAATTTGGTCCTAAAAGAGTAATTGATACACCTATAACGGAATATGGGTTTGCAGGGCTTGCAGTTGGGGCAGCTTTTGCAGGACTTCGCCCAATTGTGGAGTTTATGACCTTTAACTTTGCTATGCAAGCATTCGACCACATAGTTAATTCAGCTGCAAAAACTCATTATATGTCAGGTGGGCAGGTCAAATGCCCGATAGTATTTAGAGGGCCAAACGGAGCAGCAAGTAGAGTAGCTGCACAACATAGCCAAAATTATACAGCTTGTTATGCTCATATTCCAGGGTTAAAAGTAGTAGCTCCTTATAACGCCGAAGATCATAAAGGGCTTATGATTACAGCTATTAGAGACGATAATCCCGTTGTTTTTTTAGAAAATGAAATTTTATACGGTCATAGTTTTGACGTACCGGAAACAATCGAGCCTATACCTTTTGGTCAGGCAAAAATTTTAAGAGAAGGTAGTAGCGTCACTATAGTCACTTTCTCGATTCAAGTAAAACTTGCCTTAGATGCTTCAAATATTTTACAGAATGATAATATTGATTGTGAGGTTATTGACCTGCGTACTATTAAGCCTCTTGATACTAAGACAATAATAGAATCAGTGAAAAAAACTAATCGTTTAGTTGTAGTGGAAGAAGGATGGTTTTTTGCTGGCGTTGGAGCAAGTATAGCTTCTATTGTTATGAAAGAAGCTTTTGATTATTTAGATGCTCCGATAGAGATTGTCAGCGGTAAAGATGTTCCTCTTCCTTATGCCGTTAATTTAGAAAAACTAGCCCTGCCGAGTGAGAGCGATGTAATAGAAGCCGCTAAAAAGGTGTGTTATTATAGTGCTTAG
- the pdhA gene encoding pyruvate dehydrogenase (acetyl-transferring) E1 component subunit alpha — MNIKPWKYKPTKEEYLRAFKEMLLVRRFEEKCGQYYGMGEIGGFCHLYIGQEAVITAVNMIKQKEDSTITSYRDHAHIILAGTDPKYVLAELMGRATGCSKGKGGSMHLFDVPNKFYGGHGIVGAQVPIGTGLAFAEKYNGTNNICFTFLGDGAVNQGQVYEAFNMAALWGLPVVYIIENNEYSMGTSVARSTFMRDLYRKGESFGITGFQLDGMDFEQVYDYSKQAAEYVRETSQPLILEVKTYRYRGHSMSDPAKYRSKEEVEQYKERDPLVIIRKMILDNKYATEADLKEIEQVVKEIVKEAVEFSENSLLPDEVELYTEVYC; from the coding sequence GTGAATATTAAACCATGGAAATATAAACCGACAAAAGAAGAATATTTAAGAGCTTTCAAGGAAATGCTATTAGTACGTCGCTTTGAAGAGAAATGTGGACAGTACTATGGTATGGGAGAAATTGGCGGTTTTTGTCATTTATATATAGGGCAGGAAGCAGTAATTACTGCTGTAAATATGATTAAGCAAAAGGAAGATAGTACGATTACTAGTTATCGTGACCATGCTCATATTATTTTAGCAGGTACAGATCCTAAATACGTTCTTGCTGAGCTTATGGGGCGAGCTACAGGTTGTTCAAAAGGTAAGGGCGGCTCGATGCATTTATTTGACGTACCAAACAAATTTTACGGTGGACACGGTATAGTAGGGGCTCAAGTGCCGATAGGTACAGGGCTTGCTTTTGCTGAAAAATATAACGGTACGAATAACATCTGTTTTACTTTTTTAGGTGATGGTGCGGTTAATCAAGGTCAGGTATATGAAGCCTTTAATATGGCTGCTTTATGGGGTTTGCCGGTAGTTTATATTATCGAAAATAATGAATATTCGATGGGTACTTCCGTTGCTCGTTCTACCTTTATGCGTGATCTTTACAGAAAAGGAGAGTCATTCGGTATAACGGGATTTCAGCTAGACGGTATGGATTTTGAGCAAGTTTATGATTATTCTAAGCAAGCAGCAGAATATGTTAGAGAAACTAGCCAGCCGTTGATATTAGAAGTAAAGACTTATCGTTATCGTGGGCATTCAATGTCCGATCCGGCAAAATATCGGAGCAAAGAAGAAGTGGAGCAATATAAAGAGCGCGATCCGTTAGTAATAATAAGAAAAATGATACTCGACAATAAATATGCGACTGAAGCGGATTTGAAAGAAATAGAACAGGTGGTAAAAGAAATTGTGAAAGAAGCAGTAGAGTTTTCAGAAAATTCATTGCTGCCTGATGAGGTAGAGTTGTATACCGAGGTATATTGTTAG
- the xth gene encoding exodeoxyribonuclease III yields the protein MKIVTWNINSLRLRIDLLRKLAYEHQPDIILLQETKVDDSLFPLEVIKNIGYEHVIYSGQKSYNGVAIISKFPLNNVFSLELYNSDKRHIAAIVNDIEIHNFYVPAGGDIPDIEVNLKFKHKLEYVRLMQEWLTTNRTKNDKIIIVGDLNIAPQEHDVWSSKQLRNVISHTDIERSLLIELQNSLGFIDSSRHFVSLDEKFYTWWSYRNIDWKKSNRGRRLDHIWVSDNLKDALFSMHLLSETRDWSPPSDHVPYFVTLDVIPA from the coding sequence ATGAAGATAGTTACTTGGAATATTAATTCATTGCGCCTACGGATTGATTTATTAAGAAAATTAGCATATGAACATCAGCCGGATATTATTTTACTTCAAGAAACAAAGGTAGATGATTCATTATTTCCTCTTGAAGTTATTAAAAATATAGGCTATGAACATGTAATATATTCAGGGCAAAAATCATATAACGGTGTTGCTATTATTTCTAAATTTCCTTTGAATAATGTTTTTTCATTGGAGTTATATAATAGTGATAAAAGGCATATAGCAGCTATAGTTAATGATATAGAAATACATAATTTTTATGTTCCTGCTGGTGGCGATATACCTGATATAGAGGTAAACTTAAAATTTAAGCATAAGCTCGAATATGTAAGGTTAATGCAGGAATGGTTAACTACTAACCGTACTAAAAACGATAAAATTATCATTGTCGGTGATCTAAATATCGCTCCGCAGGAGCATGATGTATGGTCAAGTAAGCAGCTGCGAAATGTTATCAGTCATACCGATATTGAGCGCTCATTATTGATAGAGTTACAAAACTCGTTAGGTTTTATCGATAGTAGCAGGCATTTTGTTTCGCTTGACGAAAAATTCTATACTTGGTGGAGTTATAGAAATATAGACTGGAAAAAATCTAACAGAGGTAGAAGGCTTGATCATATTTGGGTTAGCGATAATTTAAAAGATGCATTATTTTCTATGCATTTATTATCAGAAACACGTGATTGGTCGCCACCTTCGGACCATGTGCCGTATTTTGTGACTCTCGATGTCATTCCCGCGTAG
- a CDS encoding serine hydrolase → MSRKYFLLFFLLLISNSSFADIQQRINEAEKEYISNRFLNAVFMFTDDYKSLLTGAKGIFALNGEQLKANEMMPIASATKPFTAAGILKLQEQELLNINDKIYKYLDPEMWGGKVPDWAYKISIHNLLTHSSGITEYFSFVKLDLNMSKKEIHKKILQFVSSKPLEISIGKKFKYSNTNFVILGMIIEKVAKKDLGNFFYDEFFKPLNMKSTSFASYSEAARIQKNVISSNYPVRYFLTPNNSNKPIFTPVTVDFLAVPCADGGIISTPNDLVKWYRALNEEKILSKKSYKLMTTKYFLAKDIEGRKSYMGYGIFLTNLDSKHLMIHYTGKALGIQSEAGYVLPNNLYFAILSNTMIKIPKDEKGKIDMKNPLNQLGIIYFRNAIIEAAIKKD, encoded by the coding sequence ATGTCTCGTAAGTATTTTTTATTATTTTTTCTTTTATTAATTAGTAATAGTAGTTTTGCAGATATACAGCAAAGAATCAATGAGGCAGAAAAAGAATATATAAGTAATAGATTTTTAAATGCCGTTTTTATGTTTACCGATGATTATAAATCTTTATTAACCGGTGCTAAGGGAATCTTTGCTTTAAATGGTGAGCAATTAAAAGCAAATGAAATGATGCCTATTGCTTCTGCTACAAAGCCCTTTACGGCGGCAGGAATTTTAAAACTACAAGAACAGGAATTATTAAATATTAACGATAAAATCTATAAATATCTCGATCCAGAAATGTGGGGAGGAAAAGTGCCGGATTGGGCATATAAAATATCTATCCATAATTTATTGACGCATAGTAGCGGTATTACCGAATATTTTAGTTTTGTTAAGCTTGATTTAAATATGTCTAAGAAAGAGATTCACAAGAAAATATTACAATTTGTTTCTTCTAAGCCTTTAGAAATATCTATAGGAAAAAAATTTAAATATAGTAATACTAATTTTGTTATACTTGGTATGATTATCGAAAAAGTAGCTAAAAAAGATTTAGGTAACTTTTTTTATGATGAATTTTTTAAACCTCTTAATATGAAATCTACTAGTTTTGCTTCGTATAGTGAAGCCGCTAGAATCCAAAAAAACGTTATTAGTTCTAATTATCCGGTAAGATATTTTTTAACGCCCAATAATAGTAATAAACCTATATTTACTCCTGTAACTGTCGATTTTTTAGCAGTTCCTTGTGCAGACGGGGGTATAATATCTACACCAAACGATTTAGTTAAATGGTATAGGGCATTAAATGAGGAAAAAATTCTTTCTAAGAAATCTTATAAACTTATGACTACTAAATATTTTTTAGCAAAAGATATAGAAGGTCGTAAATCTTATATGGGGTACGGTATTTTCCTTACCAATCTTGATTCTAAGCATTTAATGATTCATTATACTGGAAAGGCTCTCGGGATACAAAGTGAAGCGGGATATGTTTTGCCTAATAATCTTTACTTTGCTATACTCAGCAATACTATGATTAAAATTCCGAAAGATGAAAAAGGAAAAATTGACATGAAAAATCCTTTAAATCAACTCGGAATAATTTATTTCAGGAATGCAATAATAGAAGCAGCTATAAAAAAGGATTAA